The genomic region aagccagTGGTTCTCTGAAGACTTTGACCCTGTTCACTGGGCACTTCTATCAGATTTGAATTGTTGACAAGAAAACATGATGACTTTTGTAAGAAAATGAAACGCTGCGTTTTAAAGCCTGCATTCCTAGGCTTTCTGGGTCttcatgaaaaattatttcaacctAAAAAGCTCTATTCAGAAAGTTAtcagttaaggggcgcctgagtggctaaGTCAATAGACCCTGAAACtttggatctcagggtcatgagttcaagccccacgttgggcatggagcctacttggaaATAATAATGAGGTTATCAATTAGGTGAGAAAGGTTCTCAAGACATACAAGCCTTCCTCCACctgcccctcactcccaccctccCAGGACTACCCCTGGGAACACCCGCCCCCACTGACCAAGACAAAACGTGCTCCCAACACTGCAAAGGTTAAAATACCAGAGCGCTTGCGTCCCCAGGACTACCTAGATATCTGGACGGTCCGGCCGCCAGGCACGGGGTCCGCACACATCCCAGTAAAACCGCAGCTCCCAAGCCACTTCTGCAGAGGCAGCAGCCCCCGCCTCGGGAGCCCCCAACTCGGCCCTCACCAGAGCAGGTCGGGGCAGAAGAGATGGCGGTACTCAGGGAGACACTCGTCCTCACTGACGTCGGGCGGCGGCTGGGCCATGGCTCTCGGTGCGGGCCGGGGGTGGCGAAGACAGTAGGGACCTGCCCGAATCCGGCAGCAGCGGGGCCTCCGAGACCCGCCGCGCTCTCAAGCCGTCAGCGCCCTACAACTGGGGAGGACCGAGATCCAGCCAGCGGGTCCTCGGCATCCGACCGCCCCGCTAGCCCCGCCCACAGCCACCTCCTCTTCCGCCCAGGACGCCCCGCCAGCCCCGCCCACAGCGGTCTCCTGGTTCCTCCCAGGACGCCCCGCTAGCCCCTCCCACAGCTGCCTCCTGTTCCTCCCAGCACGCCCCGCCCACAGCGGTCTCCTGGTTCCTCCCAGGTCACCCCGCTAGCCCCGCCCACACCCGCCTCCTGTTCCTCCCATCACGCCCTGCCCACAGCGGTCTCCTGTTCCGCCCAGGACGCCCCGCTAGCCCCGCCCACAGCTTCCTCTTGGTCCCTCCCAGGACGCCCCGCCCACGGCACCCGACCGCCCCACGAACCCCGCCCACAGCTGCCTCTTGTTCTTCCCTGGACGCCCCGCCCACAGCCCCCACCTGTTCCTCCAGTGACGCTCCTCCCACAGCGGCCCACGGCCTGCTAGCCACGCCCATAGCGGCCCTAGCTCCTCCTAGGATTTTCTGTTCACCGCTGCCGCGCCGCCTGCTGGGACTAGAATTCGGTCGCGGCGCGCGCAGGCGTATGAGGCGGGAGGGGGGGTTCCCTAAGAAAAGCCTTCCCCTCACGCGGCCAACCCCAGTGCCAATTCCTAAAATGACCTGTTTGATGACCGATTAAGAAAGTCAGGGCACTTCATCGGTGCCATCACGTGGAGGCACAGGTAGCAACAGGTGCTGTGAATCCAGGATCAGGGCATCGTTTATAAAGATGTCAaaaaggtggcgcctgggtggctcagctgttaagcgtctgccttcggctcaggtcatgatcccagggtcctgggatcgagccctgcatcgggctcactgctcagcaggaagcctacttctccctctcccactccacctgcttgtgttcctgctctatctctccgtcaaataaataaataaataaataatcttaaagatGTCAAAAAGTAGAGTAAGTGAGGACCAAGGTGGCTGCAGCAGGTGTCATGATATGCAATGTACAGTACCCGTGATAAGTGACCAGGGACACATCTGAGGACTGGGGTGAGGTGTGATGTGTATAGTGCCAACATGAAAATAAGTGGACACAGGCAGCTCCAGTCAGTCTCCACCATATGAGGCCATGAAAGGCCTTCTGCCCCAGGGGTGGTTTTAGCGGGCCCCATAATCACCCCTTTTTGCCACTCTCAAGTCCTGCCCAAGGCAGGCAGCTCCTCATGCAGCATGATCAGATGAATGGGGGCTGAAGCAGCACCAGCTCCGGGACTCAGCTTGGATTCTCCCACATTTTGGGCTGTAGGTCTTTGGACCACTGCCTGTCTGATACATTCAACAAAGTTATCGATCCCCTACTGGTGTGTGAGAGTAAGCTTTATTTCTACTCTCAAACTCTTACAACTTTGCATAAAGTCCTACCTCAGAGATGGCAGAAACTGTAATAAACGATCCACCCCCCTACACAACACAGCAAATTTTAATGTCCCACCCCcctttgggggaagggaggttACACTACACACTTTTGGAGACGCCCCAAAGTTATCTGGCACTTTGGTACAGAAAGGATTTGGTCCGATTTCTTACTGGCTTAGGATACTAAAAGGCACATAAAGTTGGTTGCTCAACCcctctgggctggggtggggcagaaggtaGACAGGGAGGTGGTCTGGGACAGAAGGGCAGACCATGGGTGTGGGCTCAAGTTCTGGACGACAGAGGTAGTTGATCCTGGGTGGCTGCTGGGGTGGCTGAGGGCAGCCTGAGTGCTCAGGGTGGGTAGATGCTTCTCTGGTGGCCTTCGTCTGCCCAGTCCACCAGCTCACTGCTCTGAAACCATAGCTGGATCTCCCTCTGGGCCCCCTCCACGGAGTCGCTGGCATGGATGATGTTCCTGTGCCAAATGATAAGCAGCAAAAGTAAGGCACAGACTTCAGTGTGCACCTTGGGGGTCCCGGGAACTATCTGCTAATCACTGACCATCAAGAAGAGCAAGCCCGGCATTGAGCAGAGGAGAAAGCAAGAACAGGACTGGAAGACTGGTTCCAGCCTGATCTTGGCCTCTTACCCACAACCTCATGACCAACCCAGACCATTTTTGGGAGCCTCATGTTCCCACCAGTTGTCCCATGCCAACCCCTCAGGGTGTCTGGCAAGACAGAGTCAGGTAATAGGAAATGATGAAAGAGTACACACACAATGCATAGAGAATGCTTTATCACCTCCCATGTGTGACATCCCAGCATGGAAAATCTCTTGTGGCTTTACTGTGGCCCAGCGAGATGCCCAGGTCCCATGGGTCTGCCTTAGGAGCAGACTACCACCCCACACTCAGACCCTCCTCAACCCTAATGAGCTGGCCCATCAGCTCCAGTGGCTTGAGTGTGTCAGGGCCCCCAGACCTGCTGATGTGGATGCTGAAGTCCCCCCTGATGGTGCCAGGGGCAGCCTCAGCTGAGTTGGTGTGTCCTACCATGGCCCTTGAGGAGCAGACCACGTTGGGGCCTTCCCAGACCTGCAGCACAGAGATAAAAGAGGTTGGGAGAGGTGGGGATCACCAAGGACTCAGCAGCTCTGGGCTCAGCCCAGGGCCCTCCACCCTTTCCACCGCCCCTGCCTGCCATACCATGGCCACCACGGGGCCGGAGGTCATGTAGCTGATGAGGGCTGGGTAGAAGGGCTTCCTCTGCAGGTCATGGTAGTGCTCAGCAAGGACTCTctctggcgcctgggtggcattgGGGCAAGGGGTGAGAGGAGCCCCTGGAGCCGCTGGGCACTGGGGCAGTGATCATGGTGTCCTGACTTCAGGGCACTTGGCAAGTAACACCTACATGGGCTGGCACACCAGCAGatacctccccacccctccttctaCTGCCAACACCAGGATACTCCTCCTGATACAGGGCTGAGATATGAAGGGCTGAGGTCCATgagaagccccccacccccctcaagGACACCCACCGGTCGAGAGCCCAGGTACCTGCAGCATCTTCATCCCCACCAGCTTGAAGCCCCTCCTCTCAAAGCGCTGGATCACATCCCCAACAAGCCGCCGCTGCACCCCATCTGGCTTCACTGCAACCAGGGTCCGCTCCCGGGTCCAGGAGGACCCTCCTTTAGAAGAAGGGGAATCAGGTGCCTCGCCCTTTCACGTCTCCCTGAACCGGGATGCCCCTGCCACAACCCAGGGGTCACCAGAGCAGCCGTGGAGGGGAGAAGTGCAGGGTCCACAGCCAACAAAGGCCCAGCATGACTCTGCCTTTCAGGGACCAACAGGGTAGTGGGCCCCCTGGTGCATCCAGTCTGTCGGGAGGGGCCATGGCTCCTCCCATGATGGATCCAATGTCCCTGAGAAGGCATCTTCAAGAGCTGGGGAGGCACAGCTGGGCTCAGTGGCCACACAGAGGCCCAAAGAGGCCACACTGGAAAGAGAGCATGTTGTTGGCCTTGCTTTCCACTCCTGTCCTAGCCGTCTGAACTCCCAGCCTGCCCCATGAGGGAGGACCCAAAGCTCATCTTGTGGGTCTGAGGTGAAGGAagggcagggagccagggagTAGTGCGGTGCACTCCCCCCCAGGTGGGCCACACACAGCAGGACACAAGGGAGCTAGGGACTGAGAAGCCGGGTAGACGGGCTCCTGTCTGCAGGTGGGGAGACTCTAGAGGGCTCCTCCACTTAAAACCTCCTTGGCCAGAGGAGCTCTGTGCTGCTGGAGGGTTTCAAGGCAAGCGGCTTCCGGACCCAAGTACAGGACTGAGCCCTGGCCCAGTCCTGTCCTCTAGGGGACACTGCCGGCAAGACCGGAGGCACCATCACCCCTTATAGCCCCAGGCCACAGAGTTACACCGACCCTCAGCCCTGGGTCCAGGGCCAAACGTGCTTTTGAGAGGAGCCTACACCCTGGATGTCCTGCCAAGTTCTGCTCAGGGGGAGAGCAGAACTGGAAGACAAATGATAGAGCCAGGGCAGGCCAGTGTCCCCGGGGGTGTCTGCAGCTGCCCTTTCCCAACCCCATAAGATGTGCTGGGCCTGGACCGCAGGCTGTGGGCGCCCACCACTTCACTTCAGGGCTGAATGAAGCCCAGCGCAGGAAGCCCCCGGGGGCTGGTTTGTGCCCCTAAAGCCCAGTGCCTAGGGCTCCG from Halichoerus grypus chromosome 6, mHalGry1.hap1.1, whole genome shotgun sequence harbors:
- the NME4 gene encoding nucleoside diphosphate kinase, mitochondrial, with the translated sequence MGGLLGRAALPGLLSGPRAPGPSLLARPSSGGSSWTRERTLVAVKPDGVQRRLVGDVIQRFERRGFKLVGMKMLQAPERVLAEHYHDLQRKPFYPALISYMTSGPVVAMVWEGPNVVCSSRAMVGHTNSAEAAPGTIRGDFSIHISRNIIHASDSVEGAQREIQLWFQSSELVDWADEGHQRSIYPP